From Sinobacterium norvegicum:
TCAGCCGAGGAGATGCGGGGGTTTATCTTTGAGGCCGACAACGATAATCAAGCGGTGCGTCGGGGCCTGTCGCTTAAGTTGCAGGGGTTGGCCGGTTGGCCGGCGGAGTTTGCCGCCGTGTATGGCTCCGACGAGATTACCTATGCGCGCATTGCCGAGGCGATTGCTGCATATGAGAACTCACAGGTTTTTGTCGATACGCCTTGGCGAGCCTTTGTAGAGGGGGACAGCCAGGCGTTGAGTACTGCGGCGGTAGAAGGGGCATTGCTGTTCTTCCAGCCGGTCGATGAGGGAGGGGCCGGCTGCGGGGGTTGTCACAGTGGTGACTTCTTCACCGACGAGCAATTTCATGTGTTGGCGACACCGCAAATAGGTCGTGGCAAGGGCGATAGCAACGGTGTTACCGGCAACGATGACTTTGGTCGCTATCGGGAGACCGGTGAAGAACAGGATAAATACCGTTTTAGAACCCCGACATTACTCAATGTTGCTGTGACTGGCCCCTGGGGTCACGCCGGTGCTTACACCTCATTGGCGGCCACGGTAGAGCATATGTTAGACCCAGAGCAGGCGGTGGCGAATTTTGACTTTGATCAGCTTGACCCATCGATACCGGTTGCCGACACCCTGATCAACACAGACTTTGCCCTGCAACAATTGTTGGCGCAGCGTCAAGCGGGGGTGGCAAAGGTGCAGCGCAAAGTTGCCTATAACGACGAGGATGTCGCCAACCTGGTGGCATTTTTGCAAGCGCTGACTGACCCCTGTGTAAATAATCGGGCGTGTATGTCGCCTTGGATTGTCGAACCGGGCGAGACGGGACAGGATGATTTGGTATTGCTGGCAATCGATGCGGCTGGCGAGGGCTTGTAAGAGCTTTCGCCCAGCGCTCTGGGGAGTGATAATGGTGTAACATGTCAATCCGGATGTAGCTTTTGGTGACTGAAACCGCTATTATTTTCTGCTAATTTTTCAGAGCGCTGTCGTTGATCAGTGCTGAATGCCACGAGATGACGCTATGAGTATTAAATCCGATAAATGGATTCGCCGTATGGCCGAAGAGCAGGACATGCTTAACCCCTTCGAGCCTGGCCAAGTTCGCCATCACGAGGATGGTGAAAGACTGATTTCCTACGGAACTTCAAGTTACGGCTATGATGTCCGTTGCTCTAACGAATTCAAAGTATTTACCAATATACACTCGGCTGTGGTCGATCCTAAGAACTTCGATGAGCAAGCCTTTGTCGATGTTAAGGGGGAATATTGTATTATTCCGCCTAACTCATTTGCTTTGGCGCGCACTGTTGAGTACTTCAAGATTCCGCGCAATGTACTGACGATTTGCCTGGGTAAATCGACTTACGCCCGTTGTGGCATCATCGTTAACGTGACGCCGCTTGAGCCTGAGTGGGAAGGCCATGTCACCTTGGAATTCTCTAATACCACGACGCTGCCGGCGAAAATCTATGCCAACGAAGGTGTGGCGCAGATGTTGTTCTTTGAATCGGATGAGGTGTGTGAAACCAGCTACGCGGATCGTGCTGGCAAATACCAGGGGCAGACCGGTGTGACCTTACCCAAGACCTAAACGACCACAGGCAGACATAAAAAAACCCGCAGCAGCGGGTTTTTTTATGGTTGAGAAAAAGCCTGTCTTACAGTGACAGTACTTTTTCGCCACGGGCCATACCAGAGACACCACTGCGCACGACTTCCAAGATATTGGCATCGCCAACCGCCTGCAAGAAGGCGTTGTGCTTCTCTTGATCACCGGTGATTTGCATGGTGTAAACCGTGGCGCTGACATCAACAATTTGACCACGGAAAATATCGCAGCAGCGTTTAACTTCGGCGCGCTGAGCACCAGTGGCCTTGACCTTGACCAGCATGATCTCGCGGGCGATATAGCTGCCCTCGGTGAGATCAACCAGCTTCACCACATCGACCAAACGGTTGAGGTGCTTGGTAATCTGTTCGATCTTGTGATCATCGCCAATCGTGGTTAACGTCAGACGAGACAGGGTCTCATCTTCGGTGGGTGCCACGGTCAAGGTTTCGATGTTATAGCCACGTTGCGAGAACAGACCGACAACACGAGACAGAGCGCCGGGTTCGTTTTCCATTAACAAAGAGATAATACGTTTCATTATTGAGTACGCTCCGTTTTGCTCAGCAGCATATCGCGCATAGAACCATCTGGTGCGATCAACATCGGGTAGACGTGTTCTTTGGTGTCGGTGTAAATGTCCATAAACACTAGGCGGTCTTTCAGGCTTAGCGCTTCTTTCATTTTCTCTTCCAGCTCGTCGGCGTGTTTTACCACCATGCCAACATGACCGTATGACTCGACCAATTTAACGAAGTCTGGCAGTGAGTCGGCGTAGCTAACAGAGGCGCTTAAGCGCTCATCGTATTGCATTTCCTGCCACTGACGAACCATACCAAGAGACTGGTTGTTGAGATTGAAAATCTTCACTGGCAAGTTGTATTGCGTACAGGTTGATAGCTCCTGAATGTTCATCTGGATGCTACCTTCACCGGTGACACAGCCTACAGTGGCATCAGGATAGGCAAGCTTAGCCCCCATTGCCGCCGGCAGGCCAAAGCCCATGGTGCCGAGTCCACCGGAGTTTAACCAGCGACGTGGCTTGTCAAACTTGTAGTATTGGGCGGCAAACATTTGGTGTTGACCAACATCGGACGACAGGTAAAAATCGTCATCCTTGGTGAGGTTGTACAGACACTGGATAACCTGTTGTGGCTTTAGTAGGCCATTTTCATTAATGGTGAAACGGTTGCCGGTATAGATACCGAACTCGTCGCGCCATTGATTAATCATATCCCACCAGTTACCGAGTGCGTCGGTATCGGTGTTGAACTCACCCTTGGCCGTTAACTCATCAATCTGCGACAGCATTTCTTTCAGCACATTGTCGACGGGGCCAACGATAGGAATATCGGCTTTGATGGTTTTGGAGATCGAGGCCGGGTCGATATCGACGTGAATAATCTTGGCCGTTGGGCAGTACTTGCTCGGCGTGTTGGTGGTCCGATCATCGAAGCGGGCGCCGATACAAACGATTAAGTCGCTGTGGTGCATGGCATTGTTGGCTTCGTAGGTGCCGTGCATCCCCAGCATCCCCAGCCATTGATCATCGCTGCTGGGGAAAGCACCCAGGCCCATCAAGGTCGTGGTACAGGGAAATTTAAGCTTTTTCACTAACTCGGTCAGCAACTCAGAGCTGTTGCCCTGAATAACGCCACCACCGGCGTAGATAACCGGACGCTTGGCTTCTTTGATCAGATTAACCGCTTTGCGGATCTGGCCAGAGTGACCGCGGGCCGCCGGTGTGTAAGAGCGCATTTTAACTTTTTTCGGGTAGTTGTAATCAAACTTCTCGAATGGGCTGGTGATATCTTTTGGTAAATCGATAACCACAGGGCCGGGGCGACCGGAAGAGGCAAGGTAAAACGCCTTCTTAATTGTCTCGGGAATGTCTTCCGCCTTAGAGACCAGGAAACTGTGCTTAACAATCGGGCGAGAAATACCCACCATGTCGGTTTCCTGGAAGGCGTCACCACCAATCAGATGGCTGGCGACCTGACCCGACAGCACCACCATTGGGATCGAGTCCATATAGGCGGTGGCAATACCGGTAATGGCGTTGGTGGCGCCGGGGCCAGAGGTGACCAGTACCAGACCGGTCTTACCGGTGGCACGGGTGTAACCGTCGGCGGCGTGCGTCGCAGCCTGTTCATGGCGAACCAAGATATGGGGAATTTTACAGTGGGTATAGAGAGCATCATAGATGTGGAGAACGGCACCGCCGGGGTAGCCAAATATAAACTCAACACCTTCATCTTCTAACGCACGTGCGATCATCTGACCGCCGGAAAGAACTTCCGTTTTGTTTTCTTCTGTCACAGTTGCACCTTTGGTACAGTAATTCTTGGCCTACGGCGGCAAAGAATAGAATGGCTTATTTCCGTATGGCTTGTGGCTATACGGCCTATTAATGACCCGAGTTAGCTGCATCGCTACAACAAAGAGGCGTTTACTTCGTTATTCAGGCTTCTTTGTTCGGGTTTAACCCAGGTTTGACGGGTAGTCGAACCTAAGCAGTAGTACGAATGTGGTGCGTACTGTTTGCTTTGGGATGGCTGTGTTGAAGTCTTTAGCGCTATTGACGCTTTATTCACTGGCCACGGAGAGGTCATCTCAGTCAGCGTTAACATCAGTCATTGCGCGATTGTCCGTCAAGCTGTGTACTCTGTCAATTATTGCCGCCGGCTCAATTGTAAAAAAATAGTGTCTGGGCTATGGTGGACGATCAAAAAATGCCTATTAGCTTATTTTCTCTATCTAACAGGTGTTTGCGTCTTCGTTACAGGCGTGTTGTCACAATAATAAATTGAACCGGTAGTCTTCCATGATCAGATCGTTACTTACTGCAGTCCTTTTACTGATGTTGACGTCATTGTCCATATCGTCAGCCTATGCCGCCAAACAAAGCTATTACCGCTGGAACGATGCCAGCGGCAACGTTCACTATGGCAAACACCCGCCAGCTGGCGCTGATGCAGTGTTGGTGGATATCCATACCGGCAAGGTGATTCCAAGAACCCCGGCGGCCGAAGATACGGCCGCGACAGGTGAGGCGGCAACGGAGTCTCAGCAGCCAGAGCAGCAAAGCGGCTTGGAGCCCGGTGAGGCGGAGCGAATCTGCGGCGAGGCCAAGAAGCATCTTGAGCTGGTTCAGCGCCCCGGCATTATTCGCATGCGTGATGAGGACGGTAACCCCTACGTGCTCGATGATGCGGCCAAAAAACGCGAGATGGATAACGCCCGCGAGGCGATTAAGACATATTGTCAGTAAGCGTTACCACCGGCTATAAAAAAGCCCCAGCCGACGTGTCGGCTGGGGCTTTTTTTGTGGGTTAATAACAGCGCTTATGCTTTGCTAAAGGTCAGCTGCTGCTGTTCGTTGACCCCGGCAATAATCGTATCGCCGTCGCTGAAATCACCGTTCAATAACTGTGACGACAGTGGGTTTTCGATATAGGTCTGCAACGCACGCTTGAGGGGGCGGGCGCCGTAAACCGGATCGTAACCGGCCTCTAAGACCAGCGTCATGGCCGCCTCATCGAGCTTGAGTACCAAGCCTTGTTCTTCTAAACGCTGGTTTAAACGGGCCAACTGGATATTGGCAATATTGCCCAGCTGCGCCATTTCCAGTGGATGGAAGACCACGCTCTCATCGATACGGTTGATAAACTCCGGCCTAAAGTGCTGGCCAACGATTTCCATAACCGAGGTCTTGATCGCCTGGTTGCGGTGCTCGTTGAGCAGGTTCTGGTCGGTCTCATCGTCGAAACTGATGGTATCGAAAGACTTGTTCGAGGACAGTTCCTGAATGCGTTCCGAGCCGAGGTTGGAGGTCATCACAATAACAGTATTCTTAAAGTCGACGGTACGCCCCTGGCTGTCGGTCAGGCGGCCGTCCTCCAATACCTGTAACAGGATATTGAAGACATCGGGGTGAGCCTTTTCGATCTCATCGAACAGCACCAGGGCATACGGCTTGCGACGCACGGCCTCGGTGAGGTAACCGCCCTCGTCATAACCGACATAGCCCGGTGGCGCACCGATTAAACGGGACACCGAATGCTTCTCCATATACTCCGACATGTCGAGGCGAATAATGGCCTCCTCGGTATCGAATAAGAACCCCGACAGTGCCTTACACAGTTCGGTCTTACCGACGCCGGTGGGGCCGAGGAACAGGAACGAACCGTTCGGGCGGTTGGGGTCGGACAAGCCGGCCCGCGAGCGTCGGACGGCGTTACAGACCGAGGTTACAGCCTCGTCCTGGCCGATGACCTGGGCGTGCAACTCATCCTCCATACGCAGCAGCTTGCCACGTTCGCCCTCGAGCATTTTATTCACTGGTATGCCGGTCCAGCGGCTGACGATATCGGCAATCTCCGCCTCAGTTACCTTGTTACGCAGCAGTTTTCGCTCGACCTTGGGGTTGCTCTCCTCGGCCTTGACCTGTTTTTCTAGGGCGGGAATAACGCCGTATTGCAGCTCAGACATCAGTGTTAAATCACCGCTGCGTTGAGCGGCTTCCAGTTTCGTTCTGGCGGCATCGAGCTCGGTCTTGGTTTTGTTGGAGCCCTGTAGGCTGGCTTTTTCGGCCTTCCATACCTCTTCTAAATCGCTGTAGGCACGCTCAATTTTGTCGATCTGTTGATTGAGACTGTCGAGTCGGGCAACCGCCGCGGCATCGGAGTCTTTCTTGATGGCCTCGCGCTCGATCTTGAATTGAATCAGTCGGCGTTCGAGCTTGTCCATCGACTCAGGTTTGGAGTCGATTTCCATACGGATTTGACTGCCAGCTTCATCGATTAAATCGATGGCCTTATCCGGCAGCTGACGGTCGGTAATATAGCGGGTCGACAACTTGGTCGCGGCAATAATCGCCGAGTCGGTAATGTCGACGCCGTGGTGAATCTCGTAGCGCTCTTTCAGGCCACGTAAAATGGCAATGGTGTCTTCCTCGGTAGGCTCTTCGACCAGCACTTTTTGGAAGCGGCGCTCGAGGGCGGCGTCTTTCTCGATGTTCTGACGGTATTCATCCAGCGTGGTGGCACCGACACAGTGCAGCTCACCGCGGGCCAAGGCTGGCTTGAGCATGTTACCGGCGTCCATTGAGCCCTCGCTCTTACCGGCACCGACTAGGGTGTGAATCTCATCGATAAACAGGATGATATTACCTTCCTGCTTGTCGAGCTCATTGAGCACAGCCTTCAGGCGCTCTTCGAAGTCGCCGCGGAACTTGGCGCCCGCTAACAGTGCGCCCAAGTCGAGGCTGAGGATGCGCTTGTGTTTCAGCCCCTCGGGCACCTCACCGTTGATAATACGCTGAGCCAGGCCCTCTAAGATGGCGGTTTTACCGACACCGGGCTGACCAATCAATACCGGGTTGTTTTTGGTGCGACGTTGCAACACTTGAATGGTGCGACGAATCTCATCATCGCGGCCAATCACCGGGTCAAGCTTGCCGCTCTCGGCCAGTGCGGTTAAATCCTGGGTGTATTTATCCAGTGCCTGACGGTTTTCTTCCGCATCGGCGCTGTCGACTGTACTGCCATCTCTCACATTATTCACCGCTTGTTGGATATGTTGTTTGCTGGCACCGCAGCTCTCGATCAGTTTCTTGAGGTCTCGGTCTTCCAGTGCCGCCAGTAAAACTAACTCACTGGAAAGAAAGCTGTCGTTGTTTTGATGGGCCTGTTTATCGGCCAGGTTAAATAGCTTGCTGCTATTGGCCGATAGGTGGACTTCACCGTTGCTCTCGGACACCTTGGCGTAGTGCTCAATCTTGTCGTGCAGGGCGGCGCTGAACTGCTCAATATTGCTGCCTGCCTGTTGCAGAATAGGCAGTATACTGCCGTTTTGTTGATTGAGCAGTGCCAGTAAAATATGCGCCGGCTCTATATAGTTATTGTCGTTACGGATAGCCATAGACTGGGCATCTGCCAGGGCTTGCTGCAACGAATGGGTAAATTTATCGGGTCGCATTGCTATTCCTCATCGATATAAATTGGCGGGGCCGGGCAAGAAGCGCGGTCTTAATATCGCCATGTTACTAACAATATGAGGTCAATTTGACCTTTTTCAAGTAAGGGGGTCAAAATAAACGCTGGCGAGCTAACTGCCTTACTAATCAGATAACCTGTGCCAAAACATGGCCATAGCCCATGTTGAATCGATATGGTGCCCTAGTCGAGCCAAATAATAGACGCCAGCCTGCCGGTTTGCCCGTCACGGCGGTAGGAGTAAAAGCGTTGTCTGTCGTTGAAGGTGCATAATTCACCGCCAAAGATTTGATCTATCGATAGCCGATGCAGGCGCAGTCGAGCCAGTTGATAGAGGTCGGCCAGGTATTTATTGCTATTGCCACTGTCGATAAAACAGTCATCGGTGGCTGCTTGCTGGTTGCCGGCGGCGGCTAAAAACTGCTGGCGTACTTCGCCGCCTACTTCAAAGCTGGCCTGGCTGATAGCCGGCCCCAACCAGACCAAGATTGGACTGGCGCTATTGCCGGCCAGTTGTTGCACAGTCTGTTCGATAACACCATCGAGCAAGCCCCGCCAGCCGGCATGGCAGGCGGCAACAGCGCTGCCATCCTGACGGCAGAGCAGCAGTGGCAGGCAGTCGGCGGTCATGACGGCGCAGGCAATATTAGGGATGACAGTGGTACAGGCGTCGGCATCGGGTGATTGGCTGACAGTATGGTAATCGCTGTGGATAACATCGATACTGTGGGTTTGATTGAGCCATTGTACGGCGTCAACATCACCGAGTTGATTGAGGGTGGCGGCAATAATTTGGCGGTTGGCATCGACCTGTCTGCTGTCGTCGCCGACGTGCTGGGCCGGGTTTAAACTGTCGAACGGCGCCGTGCTGACGCCGCCTAAACGAGTGGTCATCAGGGTTTTGACCCGCGCAGGCGCAGGCCAGTCTGCGAGCAAGTAGTGCTCGGCAAAGAGTGTCACAATAGGCTTTCTCGTTCTTTCTTGTCGACTCTCAGCGCGGCGACCAGATCGAGGAAGTCCTGTGGTGGCTCAGCCTGCCAGGTCACGCGTTCGCCGGTGCCCGGGTGCCACAATTCAAGTTGATAGGCGTGCAGGGCCTGGCGCTTGAAATTACGCAACACCTCGATTAACGAGGGGGTGGCGCCCTTGGGGAGCTGCAGCCTGCCACGATAGACCTGATCGCCAACCAGCGGCTTGCGAATGTGGGCCATGTGGACGCGGATTTGGTGGGTGCGGCCGGTTTCTAAATTGACTTTAATATGGGTGAAATCGCTGAAGCGCTCCATCAGACGGTAGTGGGTAATCGCTTCTTTGCCGCCTACCAGGGCGACAGCCATCTTCTTGCGGTCGCGGGGATGACGGTCCATCATGGTCTCGATGGTGCCACCACCGGTCATCGAGCCGGTGGTCACCGCCTGATAGGTACGGCTGACACTGCGTTCTTGCAGCTGATTAACCAAGTCCGTATGGGCGCTCAAAGTCTTCGCCACCACCATCAAGCCACTGGTGTCCTTGTCTAAGCGGTGAACAATACCGGCTCTGGGTACGCTGGCCAGATCGGGACAGTGGTTGAGCAGGGCATTGAGTAAGGTACCATTGGCGTGCCCCGCGGCGGGGTGGACAACCAGCCCGATGGGCTTGTTAATGACGATAACCTCGTCGTCCTCGTGCACGATGTCCAGTGGGATATCCTCGGCGATCCACTCTTCCTCGTCGGCAACGACGGTGGCAACACTGAGAGCCATATCGGCATACACCTTGTCTTTGGCGCGGAATGTGTTGCCATCGACGGTTAATTCACCGCTTTTAATCCAGGTTTGCAGCCGCGAGCGAGAGTACTCGGGGAACAATTCATGGGCAACTTGATCGCAACGCTTGCCGGTGAGTTCAAGTGGAACCAGCGCGTGCAGGGTAATTTTTTCGGCCATAGTAGGTACTTTCTGTGGATATCGCTTTAGGCGAGATACGAATGACGGTAGACTGTTGCCCACTATTATACGTGCAGACACCCTAGGAATGCCATTCATGCGTTTGATTAACATTCTACTCATTGCCTTTTTGGTCGCTATCAGCGGTTGTTCCAGCAATGACGAGAAGCCCCGCGAAGATCTTTCTGAACAGCAGATTTATAGCCGCGCTAAGGAACAATTAAAAAACTCTAACTACAGTGCCGCCGTTTCCAGCCTGCAGTTGTTAGAATCACGTTACCCGTTCGGCCCCTATGCTGAACAGG
This genomic window contains:
- a CDS encoding cytochrome-c peroxidase; its protein translation is MAFFRCGVIMPLYRVAALLLLAAVSGCDDNGRDAEQDVASAQLSQLITDQGLVGDPTVGRVLPSINDAKAQLGKKLFFTKALGGDSDAACVSCHHPMLGGGDNLSLSIGVGAVDADLLGQGRLHSSTAPHFDGGPTVPRNAPTTFNIALWDAVLFLDGRVESVGKTALLNGADGLGIRTPDVAFGEIDPEAGNNLTVAQARFPVTSAEEMRGFIFEADNDNQAVRRGLSLKLQGLAGWPAEFAAVYGSDEITYARIAEAIAAYENSQVFVDTPWRAFVEGDSQALSTAAVEGALLFFQPVDEGGAGCGGCHSGDFFTDEQFHVLATPQIGRGKGDSNGVTGNDDFGRYRETGEEQDKYRFRTPTLLNVAVTGPWGHAGAYTSLAATVEHMLDPEQAVANFDFDQLDPSIPVADTLINTDFALQQLLAQRQAGVAKVQRKVAYNDEDVANLVAFLQALTDPCVNNRACMSPWIVEPGETGQDDLVLLAIDAAGEGL
- the dcd gene encoding dCTP deaminase gives rise to the protein MSIKSDKWIRRMAEEQDMLNPFEPGQVRHHEDGERLISYGTSSYGYDVRCSNEFKVFTNIHSAVVDPKNFDEQAFVDVKGEYCIIPPNSFALARTVEYFKIPRNVLTICLGKSTYARCGIIVNVTPLEPEWEGHVTLEFSNTTTLPAKIYANEGVAQMLFFESDEVCETSYADRAGKYQGQTGVTLPKT
- the ilvN gene encoding acetolactate synthase small subunit codes for the protein MKRIISLLMENEPGALSRVVGLFSQRGYNIETLTVAPTEDETLSRLTLTTIGDDHKIEQITKHLNRLVDVVKLVDLTEGSYIAREIMLVKVKATGAQRAEVKRCCDIFRGQIVDVSATVYTMQITGDQEKHNAFLQAVGDANILEVVRSGVSGMARGEKVLSL
- a CDS encoding acetolactate synthase 3 large subunit; the encoded protein is MIARALEDEGVEFIFGYPGGAVLHIYDALYTHCKIPHILVRHEQAATHAADGYTRATGKTGLVLVTSGPGATNAITGIATAYMDSIPMVVLSGQVASHLIGGDAFQETDMVGISRPIVKHSFLVSKAEDIPETIKKAFYLASSGRPGPVVIDLPKDITSPFEKFDYNYPKKVKMRSYTPAARGHSGQIRKAVNLIKEAKRPVIYAGGGVIQGNSSELLTELVKKLKFPCTTTLMGLGAFPSSDDQWLGMLGMHGTYEANNAMHHSDLIVCIGARFDDRTTNTPSKYCPTAKIIHVDIDPASISKTIKADIPIVGPVDNVLKEMLSQIDELTAKGEFNTDTDALGNWWDMINQWRDEFGIYTGNRFTINENGLLKPQQVIQCLYNLTKDDDFYLSSDVGQHQMFAAQYYKFDKPRRWLNSGGLGTMGFGLPAAMGAKLAYPDATVGCVTGEGSIQMNIQELSTCTQYNLPVKIFNLNNQSLGMVRQWQEMQYDERLSASVSYADSLPDFVKLVESYGHVGMVVKHADELEEKMKEALSLKDRLVFMDIYTDTKEHVYPMLIAPDGSMRDMLLSKTERTQ
- a CDS encoding DUF4124 domain-containing protein translates to MIRSLLTAVLLLMLTSLSISSAYAAKQSYYRWNDASGNVHYGKHPPAGADAVLVDIHTGKVIPRTPAAEDTAATGEAATESQQPEQQSGLEPGEAERICGEAKKHLELVQRPGIIRMRDEDGNPYVLDDAAKKREMDNAREAIKTYCQ
- the clpB gene encoding ATP-dependent chaperone ClpB produces the protein MRPDKFTHSLQQALADAQSMAIRNDNNYIEPAHILLALLNQQNGSILPILQQAGSNIEQFSAALHDKIEHYAKVSESNGEVHLSANSSKLFNLADKQAHQNNDSFLSSELVLLAALEDRDLKKLIESCGASKQHIQQAVNNVRDGSTVDSADAEENRQALDKYTQDLTALAESGKLDPVIGRDDEIRRTIQVLQRRTKNNPVLIGQPGVGKTAILEGLAQRIINGEVPEGLKHKRILSLDLGALLAGAKFRGDFEERLKAVLNELDKQEGNIILFIDEIHTLVGAGKSEGSMDAGNMLKPALARGELHCVGATTLDEYRQNIEKDAALERRFQKVLVEEPTEEDTIAILRGLKERYEIHHGVDITDSAIIAATKLSTRYITDRQLPDKAIDLIDEAGSQIRMEIDSKPESMDKLERRLIQFKIEREAIKKDSDAAAVARLDSLNQQIDKIERAYSDLEEVWKAEKASLQGSNKTKTELDAARTKLEAAQRSGDLTLMSELQYGVIPALEKQVKAEESNPKVERKLLRNKVTEAEIADIVSRWTGIPVNKMLEGERGKLLRMEDELHAQVIGQDEAVTSVCNAVRRSRAGLSDPNRPNGSFLFLGPTGVGKTELCKALSGFLFDTEEAIIRLDMSEYMEKHSVSRLIGAPPGYVGYDEGGYLTEAVRRKPYALVLFDEIEKAHPDVFNILLQVLEDGRLTDSQGRTVDFKNTVIVMTSNLGSERIQELSSNKSFDTISFDDETDQNLLNEHRNQAIKTSVMEIVGQHFRPEFINRIDESVVFHPLEMAQLGNIANIQLARLNQRLEEQGLVLKLDEAAMTLVLEAGYDPVYGARPLKRALQTYIENPLSSQLLNGDFSDGDTIIAGVNEQQQLTFSKA
- the pgeF gene encoding peptidoglycan editing factor PgeF; translation: MTLFAEHYLLADWPAPARVKTLMTTRLGGVSTAPFDSLNPAQHVGDDSRQVDANRQIIAATLNQLGDVDAVQWLNQTHSIDVIHSDYHTVSQSPDADACTTVIPNIACAVMTADCLPLLLCRQDGSAVAACHAGWRGLLDGVIEQTVQQLAGNSASPILVWLGPAISQASFEVGGEVRQQFLAAAGNQQAATDDCFIDSGNSNKYLADLYQLARLRLHRLSIDQIFGGELCTFNDRQRFYSYRRDGQTGRLASIIWLD
- the rluD gene encoding 23S rRNA pseudouridine(1911/1915/1917) synthase RluD, coding for MAEKITLHALVPLELTGKRCDQVAHELFPEYSRSRLQTWIKSGELTVDGNTFRAKDKVYADMALSVATVVADEEEWIAEDIPLDIVHEDDEVIVINKPIGLVVHPAAGHANGTLLNALLNHCPDLASVPRAGIVHRLDKDTSGLMVVAKTLSAHTDLVNQLQERSVSRTYQAVTTGSMTGGGTIETMMDRHPRDRKKMAVALVGGKEAITHYRLMERFSDFTHIKVNLETGRTHQIRVHMAHIRKPLVGDQVYRGRLQLPKGATPSLIEVLRNFKRQALHAYQLELWHPGTGERVTWQAEPPQDFLDLVAALRVDKKERESLL